CTTTATCCAGCCAGGTATCCAAAGACAACTTACCAGGGCCAAAACTGACCAGCACCAGCAACAGGATTCCCCAGTAAAAATGCGAATTGACTGCAGCGGGGCATTCCAGTTCAAACAACTGCGGATAAGAAATTACGGCCATGACATTCACAGCAAACAAGGCCAGTGCTGCCGGGCGGGAAAAAAAACCGAGTACAAGAAAAACCGGCACGATCAATTCGCCCCCCGCCCCCATCCAGGCTGCCAGCTCTGGCGGTATGACAGGTACCATATATTCTTCGCGGAACAAGGACAGGGTAGATTGCCAGTCAGCGATTTTTACCAGACCAGCTTTAAAAAACTGCCAGCTTACATATAGCCTGAGTGTCAGGCAAAGGGCTGAACCGCCCCAGACATTAAGTTTGTCATCAAAACGTGTGCTCAGGCGATGAAAGTATTGCAGGGTGTTATACATAGAAATTCTCCAATTAGTCTCCTGCAACTTAGTCTGTCTGCTGGTGAATTCCTTACAGCTGATTTTCAGGGAATTTGAAATTGGCAAATAATCCATTGGCAAACCAGGATTGCAATTGGGCATTGATATCAAATTCACCGTCTGTATCAAGTGCAATTTCCAACGCAGTGCCGAGGTTGCTGCCCTGCTGCAAAGCAGTCAACGCTAAAAAGCTGGCCTTGCTGATTCCCTGCAATTCAACCGACCAATGGGGTCTGCTGACAAGTCCATAACAAGCCTGCCTGATATTTTCCGGCCCCCCGCTTCGGCAGGTACCTGATGAGCAAACCAGATAGCCACACTATCCAGTTCAGCAGTAAATAGACTGACAGCAGGATGAAACAACAGCCGCACAGCCTGCACATCTTGCCCCGATGCAGCCACTGCCTGTAACAGGTTTGTCAGGCTGAGAGCTTCTGCATCAGCAGCATAATATGCAGCATGTATCTGCCACTCCAGCGCGGCGACATCAGAAAAATAAGGGTAATCTGCGGCATCAGGTGTGGTTTTCAGGAATGCAGCAAGCTTTGCGCCAAACTGATTCAGGTCACCCGATTCTGAAGGAAAGGCACGGCCAAACGCACGCACCAGCTGTTCAAAGTAATCATCACCCACCAATTGATACAGGACGGGAAAAGCGTTTTTCAATGCCGCCGTCCAGATGGCAGTCAGGTTGCCGCGGTACAAGGCCAGCCTGTCATCCTGATGGGGGTGAGCATTAAATAAGGCAGCGGTCTGCGTTGCAAAGGATGGTTGCAATAATGCCCGGGCAAATTGCGACTGAATCTCGGTAAGCGAAAGCGCGTCCATAGCGGCATCAATCTGCGTACGCATCAGGCTGCCGCTATCTCTTGCGATGGCGCCGGCGTTGACGTTGGCCTTGACGTTGTTGCCAGAATTTGCCTGGCTTTATGCGCCTCGCCCAGCAGCACAGGCAGATCAGGGATTGCTGTATCCCACTCTACTAATACGGGTATGCCAGCAGGCAGCATATCCACTGCCCGCCTGAACAACGCCCACACCGGATCTGCAACCTGGCTGCCATGATCATCAACGATGCAGATATCAGTTTGCAAGTGCCCTGCCAGATGGATTTCACCTATCGCACCAACTGGCATACCTGCCATGATGCGCAAGGCTTGCAGCGCGTCTTCACCATGATTGTGTTGATTCACATACAGATTATTGATGTCGAGCAAAATACCGCAGCCTGTGCGTTTAGCAAGGGTCGCCAGAAATTCTGCTTCTGACATATCGTCCTGGGCAAAGCGTAAATACGTCGAGACATTTTCTATCAAGACCTGTCTGCACAAACGCGCCTGCAATTCATCGACACGCTCGCATACCAGGTCAAGCGCGCTTTGCATCAGCGGCAAAGGCAAGAGGTCATTCAAATGCCTGCCAGCGATGGCTCCCCAGCAAAGGTGCTCAGAAACCAGTGCAGGTTCCGTGCGTTCTATCAAGCGCTGCAAGCGTGAGATATGCAGGTCAGAATAGCCTTGGGCTGACCCCAGCCCCATACCAACACCGTGCAGACTTAAGGGGTAATCCTGGCGCAAAGTTTGCAGTACATGCAAATCATAGCCACCATCACCAAAATAATTTTCTGAATGCACCTCCAGCCAGTCAGCAGTAACTGGGGCAGATGCATGCAGAAAATCACGGTAATGCTGAGTACGCAAACCCACGCCCACCCCTTGCAGGGTGAACGCGGGTAAGCAGTTTGCGCGAGCCGGGTCAGTCAAGGTAAATCAGTCAGGCGAATTCAGAATAACCCAGGCTCATCACGTCAGACATACTCAAGATTTAGGAGCTTCCAGCTTGCCACCCATTTTTTCGCAAGAACCGGCTGGCACTTTTTTCCACTCAGCTGGATCATTGTCTTTCTTGGACTGACCTGCACAAGAATGGGAACCAGATTTGGTGGCGCAATCATTTTGACCTGCCTTGGCAATGCCAAAGCATTTTTCTGTTTTGGCTGGCTCTGCTGCCATTGCCATGCTGGAACCCAACAAACCTGCCAGTGCGACTGCAACCATTGTTTTATTACTCATGTTCATCTCCTGTAAATTGATTCAAGAACTTAATTAAGCACAACATCCCACATGGGCAAATTTAAAACTACAGCCTATAGTCGGCGCAGATAAAGCAAACTTACACAATTTCGTAAAATATTTTCAGTCACGCTATCTGCACTATCTTCTACGCAGCACATTTTCATTTGGATTCAGGCAGCGATGAGATTATCCTACTAGCTTATGACTTTTTTTCAAGCTAAAAGTTTCTATATGCTCAACTTCATCCAAGAATTGCGACAAAGTATCGAAAATTTATCTCGTAATGAGATCAATATCAGTGGTTTTTGCAAAATCTGGCGTAGCCAGACTGATTTATTAGCCGCCCTGCCACCACAATTTGCCGAAGTCATGGAAAACCTGTTGAGCAGGCTGGAGTCTGGCAGCCTGTTTACAGAAGAAAGCTGTTCTTTCAGTCAGACAGACCTGATTGCCCAACTGAGAATGTGGCTGGAGAAAGCAGATGCACGCCTTGCGTCTGGCAAAATAGTGTAAGCTGC
This is a stretch of genomic DNA from Undibacterium sp. KW1. It encodes these proteins:
- a CDS encoding DoxX family protein, whose product is MYNTLQYFHRLSTRFDDKLNVWGGSALCLTLRLYVSWQFFKAGLVKIADWQSTLSLFREEYMVPVIPPELAAWMGAGGELIVPVFLVLGFFSRPAALALFAVNVMAVISYPQLFELECPAAVNSHFYWGILLLVLVSFGPGKLSLDTWLDKGKSANTAS
- a CDS encoding DNA-binding domain-containing protein — its product is MRTQIDAAMDALSLTEIQSQFARALLQPSFATQTAALFNAHPHQDDRLALYRGNLTAIWTAALKNAFPVLYQLVGDDYFEQLVRAFGRAFPSESGDLNQFGAKLAAFLKTTPDAADYPYFSDVAALEWQIHAAYYAADAEALSLTNLLQAVAASGQDVQAVRLLFHPAVSLFTAELDSVAIWFAHQVPAEAGGRKISGRLVMDLSADPIGRLNCRESARPAF
- a CDS encoding DUF692 domain-containing protein, with product MGLRTQHYRDFLHASAPVTADWLEVHSENYFGDGGYDLHVLQTLRQDYPLSLHGVGMGLGSAQGYSDLHISRLQRLIERTEPALVSEHLCWGAIAGRHLNDLLPLPLMQSALDLVCERVDELQARLCRQVLIENVSTYLRFAQDDMSEAEFLATLAKRTGCGILLDINNLYVNQHNHGEDALQALRIMAGMPVGAIGEIHLAGHLQTDICIVDDHGSQVADPVWALFRRAVDMLPAGIPVLVEWDTAIPDLPVLLGEAHKARQILATTSRPTSTPAPSQEIAAA
- a CDS encoding DUF2282 domain-containing protein, which encodes MSNKTMVAVALAGLLGSSMAMAAEPAKTEKCFGIAKAGQNDCATKSGSHSCAGQSKKDNDPAEWKKVPAGSCEKMGGKLEAPKS